The Polyangium mundeleinium genome contains the following window.
CACCTGCATGCAGCCCTCGATGGTCTTCCCATCGCCGCTGCACGTGCCCTGCCCAACGGCGCAGGCACCGTCGAGATCCGGCAAGTCGCACTCGACGTCCGCTCCGGGCGCACAAATACATACCTTATCCATCGCGTCGGCTTCGCCATTGCAGTCCTCGTCCCCGGCCACGTTGCAATCTTCGGCTGCCGCAGGAACGACCTGAGCCTCGCACGGGCCAAACTCCGAACCATCGTCATCGCAGAACTGCGTGCCTGCTTTGCAGTTGCCGATGCCCTCCGTGCCGGCGGGCCCCGAATAACACGTCCTCGTCTCGCCCGGCGTACACGGCTCGCCGCCCGTGCCGCCCGTGCCGCCCGTTCCCCCCGAAGCCCCCGCGCCGCCCATCCCGCCTGCGCCCGCCGTCCCCCCCGAGCCGGCTGCGCCGCCCGTCTCCACGGGGAGCGATCCATTCGTGTCGAACCCGCACGCGAGCGGCGCCGCGGAGAGGCCGAGTACGGCGAGCAAACCTAGAGAGCGACGAATCCGACGATCCGCGTGAGGCATGACCATTCTCCTGTGCGAAAAGCAATACGCGCCGAAGACGCGCTGGGGGAGGAATCGACTTTACGGGAGCACGGCGGCCGAATCAATCGGCCCGCACCCACGATCCGACGGGTTGACGCTGGCGCGCTCCGGCATCATCGCCTCGACGTGCCCCGCCTCTCCGCCCGCGTGCACCTGCCCTCTGGCCGCGTGGCGCGCCTCTCCGACGAGGCCGCCCGGCGTGCTGCCGCACGCGCACGCACGCCCGATGTGCGCCCCGGCGGGTGCATGGAGGCGCTCGAGATCCTCGAAGCCGAGGACGTCGCGCGGACCGACGCAGGCGCGCCGATCGACGTGCGCGGTTTGTCCTTGCGCGACTTCCACGTGCTCCGCGCGCTCCTGGTCCACGCCGGCGTGCAAGCCGAGGCGCCCGCGGAGCTGCCCTGCGAGAACTGCGGCGAAGCTTTCCGTGTTGCGCCTTCGAACCTGCTCGAGATCGCGCCGTTCGTCGACGCAGAGCTCGACGACCCCGAGCTCGACGCGCCCTTCGATCACGAAGCGGTCCACGGGATCCCGGCGATCCGCGTGGGCACCGAGCTCGCCCGATCGATCCGGATCGCCGCGCGTACGGTCGAGGAGGCCCTGCCGCTCTTCCGCGCCGAATCCGCGCCGACCCGGATCACGCCCGCGCTCGTCGTCGCCATGGGCATCACCGCGCTCGGCCGCGAGCGCCGCGCCTCCGCGATCGCCAAGGCGCTCGCCGCGGCCCCGGACGAGGCCTACCAGGCCGTCGCCGATTGCCTCTACGAAGCACATTATTCGGCGCGCCTCGTCGCCGTGCACCGCTGCGCCGTGTGCGGCGCGCGAAACGATCTCGACGTCCCCTGGCAGCGCGAAATCCCCTACGAGGTCGGCGAACCCCGCAAGGCACGCCGCGCCTTCCCGGACCTCGACGCGTTCGAGGCGATGGTGACGAGCGCCGCCGATCGCATCTACCGCGCGCGCGGCGTGCGCAACATCGACCTCGTCGTCGATGACGGCGTGCCCGCCTGCGACGACGGCGGCGAGCCGCTGCTCGGCTGCTACACGCCCGGCGGCACGGACGCGACGCTCGGCATCCTACGGGCACCCGAGATCCGCTTGTTTTACCGGACATTCCAGGCCGAGCACCGCCACGATCGTTCCTTCGACGTGGCCGCCGAGATCGACGAGACGATCGACCACGAGATCACCCACCACCTGCACCACCTCGCCGGCGATGACCCACTCGACGAGGAAGAACACGCGGTGATTGAGAAGGAAGCGATCCGCAGGATCGGCAAGCGTGAAGCCGCGCGCCGCGCGGGCCGTGGCCTCGCGTCGGAGCTCGCGGGGTTCATGCGGACGACGTGGCCGCTCTTCGTGATCGCGTTCGTCGCCACGTATTTCACGTTTTGCCGCTGAAAGAAGCGAGCCGGCTTGACCTCGGCCCCCGCCCGGCAAGAATGGCCCTCGTCATGCGCTCTGCCTCGATCCTGCGCGCGATCCTCGCCTCCTCGATCGCGCTCGTCGCCGCCACGGCCACGAGCTCGTACGTGCTCGCCCAGGCGGCCGCGCCGAGCGACGGCGACGCGATCGTCGCGAAGGTGGGAGTCCGAACGATCACGGTGCGCGAGGTCGAGCGAAAGCTCGCCGCGATCCCGCCGTTCCAGCTCCGCTACTTCGGCAAGACGCACGACGAGATCCGCCGCAAGTTCGTCGAAGAGACCGTGCTCAAGGAGACGCTCTACGCCGAGGGCGCCGAGGCCGCGAAGATGCGCGATCTGCCCGAGGTCGGCGAGCGCATCCGCAGCGTGCTGCGCAACGCAATCGTCTCGCAGATCCGCGCCGAGGTCGCCGCGCAGGGCGCTGTGACCGACGAGGAGGTACGCGCCTACTACGACGCGAACCGCGACAAGTACCATGCGCCGTCGCGCGTCGCGATCTGGCGCATCCTCGTGGCGACGCGCGAGCAGGCGCTCGACGTGATCCAGAAGGCGAAGGCCGACCTCTCGCCGAAGCGCTGGAACGAGCTCGCGCGGGATCTGTCGCTCGACAAGACGACGAGCATGCGCGGCGGCAACCTCGGGCTCGTGGCGCCCGATGGAACGACGACAGACCCGAACGTGAAGGTCGACGTCGCGCTCGTGAAAGCCGCCGAAGCCGTGAAGGACAGCGAGCTCGTGCAAGAGCCCGTCGCCGAAGGTTCCTCATGGGCCGTCATCTGGCGGCGCCAGAGCATCAAAGCGGTCGACCGCCCGCTCGAGCTCGAAGCGCCTTCGATCAAGCAGATCCTGATGCACGAGCGCACGCAGAAGAAGATCCAGGATCTCGTGGCCGCGCTGCGCAAAAAGCACCTCGGCGAGACGAACGCCGATCTCCTGGAGATGCTCGGCGTGAGCGCGATGGGCGAAGTCGCGCCCGCCAAACGCCCCGGCACCTTGCCCTCGTCGCGGCGCCCCGCCGCAGGCCCGCCCGCGCCCTCGCAGACGCCCGCGGGCCCGCGCTGACGCGGCTCAAGCGAGCGCGAGCGCCAAGAGCAACCCGAGCGCCGACACGATCGCCGAGATCACCGCGACGACCGTGCCCGTACGCCGCGCGCGCGCCGCCGCATCCTCGGGCAAACCGTACACGCCCTTGAGCAGCGCATCCGAAGCGCGACCGGGCACGCGCATCGAGAGCGCGAGCACCTCGGCCGCTGCCTTCGCGCCGCGCGATCCGAGCATCCAGATCGCGCCGAGCGGACCCGTCATCAGGTCCCAGCCGCAGGAGTACAAACCAAACCGGAGCGCGCGCCTTCGTTGCGGCCGCGCCCCCTGCTTTCGCGCGCCCGCGTCGAGCGCCGCGCCGTGACTCGCGTGCGCCAGGACCATCCAAAGCGCGAGCGCAGGCACGCCGATCACGAACCACTCGAGCGCCCGCACGCGCATCTCCGGATCCCCGATCACCTGCAGCGCGAGGTGCGGCAACGCGAGCGCGGCGATCGGCAGGAGCATCGCCACCATCGAGCCGACCGCGAGCATCTCGGCGACGATCGCGAACCGCACGGCCGGCGGCAGCGCGCCGTCCGGCAGCGCCGAGAAAAACGCGTCCGCGCCCTGCGTCGTCGCGAGCGCCGTCCCCCAGAGCCGCGACCACGACGTGCCTCCAGGGCGCTCCCAAGGCACGATGGCCATCACGCCCGAGGCCGTCTCATCCGCGGGCGTGCACCCGGAGCAATCCGACTGGCCGCAGATCGTGCAGAGCACGGCCGCGGGCACCTCGAATGCATCGGTGTCGGACGAGTCCGCTCTCGGCCGGACGCGTTGCGCGCTCATCGGTGTCTTGGCCATGGCGCACCTCCGACGGACCCGCCCCGCGCCGCGCGAAGAAAACCCGCCGCCCACACAATACGCGAATCCTCGGCCTGTGTCGACCCGGGGCGGCCGCCAAAGCGGCTAGTGCAACATCTCGTCGCCCTTGCGTGACTCGTTCGATGGCAGGTCGTCGACACGCCCGCCAAAGCGCGTCGCGACGCCGAGCGCGAGCAAGCCGAGCACGAACGTCACGTGCAGGCCGTACGCCCACTCGAAGCGACGGGGCAGATAGCGCGTGCTCTCGGGGACCACCGCGACGCGCATGATCACGGTCATGATCACGATCGCCGCCAGAAATCCCACCGCGAGCCGCGCCCCGCGCATCGCGTGGATCGAGCGGCGCGAGAGCACGAGCGGGAGCATCACGACCCACGACACGAAAGGCGCCCACATCCACTGCAAGCGCTCTGCGAACCCGAACCCCGTGAACACCTGGAGTTCCGGCGCCTGCTCACGCATCCAGGGCAGAAAAAAAGCGCCGAGCCCGAGGAGCGCGATCCCAGCGAGCGCGCCGCGTCCGCGCGCGACGTACAGGAACGGCACCGTCTCCATCTCGGGCGGCACCGCCTCCTCGTCTTCGAGCGCCTCGCGCGAGGGCGGCAGCTTGCGGATGTCCTCGAGCGGCAAGCCGCACTCGGGGCAGACACGCGCCTCCGAGGGCTCGAACATCTCACGGCAGAAGGGACACGCGACGAGGGCAGGCATCGACGACGAGGAGTTTAGCGCGCGCCGGGTTCCCAGCGCGCGTCCCACCGTTTACAAATGCCCCCACCATGTCGAAGCGACAGAAGCTCGAAGACGACGCCGTCGCCGCGTTCCTGGCCGCGCACGCAGGCTGGTCGCGTGCAGACGAGGCCATCCAGAAGACGTACAAGTTCCCCGACTTCTCCACGTCGCTTGCCTTCGTCGTGCGCGTGGGCCTCGCCGCGGAGAAGCGTGATCATCACCCCGACGTCCACCTCGGCTGGGGCCGCGTCACAGTCGTCTGGTCGACGCACGACGCGGGCGGGATCACGGGCGTCGACACGGAGATGGCCGAAGCGACCGATCGGCTCTACGGAGGCCCGTGAGCGAGGATCCGACGCAGTGATGGATTCCCCTCGAGAAGCGCTCCTTTCGCGGCTCGGCCTGAGCGGCGAGTTGCCTCATCTGGAGGAGGCGCTCACGCACCCGAGCTTCTCGAACGAGCAACGCAAGGGCGCATGCGCCGACAACCAGCGGCTCGAGTTCCTCGGCGACGCGGTGCTCGGGCTCTGCGTGGCCGAGCTCCTCATGCAGCGCTTTCCAGGCGCGGACGAAGGCGAGCTCTCGCGGATGCGCGCGGTCCTGGTGAACCCGAACCCGCTCGCCGCATGGGCGAGGAGCGTCGAGCTCGGCGCGGCGCTCCGGCTCGGTCGAGGCGCGCAAGCCGCAGGCGAGCGCGACCGCACGAACGTGCTCGCGGACGCGGTCGAGGCGATGATGGGCGCGATCTACCTCGATCGCGGGCTCGACGCGGCGCGGCTCTTCGTGCACGCGGTGATCGCCGAGCCGCTCGCGCGCCTCACGGAGGGCCTGCAGCGCACGCGAGATCCGAAGAGCGAGCTGCAGGAGCGTGTGCAGGCCACGGGCGGCCCCTCGCCCCGCTACCGCGTCGTACGCATCGAAGGACCGCCGCATCACCGGGACTTCACGGTCGTCGTGGAGATCGACGAGCGAGTCGTGGGCGAAGGCCAGGGCCGTTCGAAAAAGCTCGCGGAGCAGGAGGCCGCGCGGGCCGCGATCTTGAGCTTGTGGTCAGGTGACGCGAACGTCGAGGAGGCGGTATCTTCGGGATCGAACGAGTCCGAGGTTCGTCCGTCCAATGGAGCCCTCCCGCGGACGGAGGACGCCTGAGACTTT
Protein-coding sequences here:
- a CDS encoding 4a-hydroxytetrahydrobiopterin dehydratase, which translates into the protein MSKRQKLEDDAVAAFLAAHAGWSRADEAIQKTYKFPDFSTSLAFVVRVGLAAEKRDHHPDVHLGWGRVTVVWSTHDAGGITGVDTEMAEATDRLYGGP
- the rnc gene encoding ribonuclease III — encoded protein: MDSPREALLSRLGLSGELPHLEEALTHPSFSNEQRKGACADNQRLEFLGDAVLGLCVAELLMQRFPGADEGELSRMRAVLVNPNPLAAWARSVELGAALRLGRGAQAAGERDRTNVLADAVEAMMGAIYLDRGLDAARLFVHAVIAEPLARLTEGLQRTRDPKSELQERVQATGGPSPRYRVVRIEGPPHHRDFTVVVEIDERVVGEGQGRSKKLAEQEAARAAILSLWSGDANVEEAVSSGSNESEVRPSNGALPRTEDA
- a CDS encoding peptidyl-prolyl cis-trans isomerase, whose protein sequence is MRSASILRAILASSIALVAATATSSYVLAQAAAPSDGDAIVAKVGVRTITVREVERKLAAIPPFQLRYFGKTHDEIRRKFVEETVLKETLYAEGAEAAKMRDLPEVGERIRSVLRNAIVSQIRAEVAAQGAVTDEEVRAYYDANRDKYHAPSRVAIWRILVATREQALDVIQKAKADLSPKRWNELARDLSLDKTTSMRGGNLGLVAPDGTTTDPNVKVDVALVKAAEAVKDSELVQEPVAEGSSWAVIWRRQSIKAVDRPLELEAPSIKQILMHERTQKKIQDLVAALRKKHLGETNADLLEMLGVSAMGEVAPAKRPGTLPSSRRPAAGPPAPSQTPAGPR
- a CDS encoding metallopeptidase family protein; this encodes MPRLSARVHLPSGRVARLSDEAARRAAARARTPDVRPGGCMEALEILEAEDVARTDAGAPIDVRGLSLRDFHVLRALLVHAGVQAEAPAELPCENCGEAFRVAPSNLLEIAPFVDAELDDPELDAPFDHEAVHGIPAIRVGTELARSIRIAARTVEEALPLFRAESAPTRITPALVVAMGITALGRERRASAIAKALAAAPDEAYQAVADCLYEAHYSARLVAVHRCAVCGARNDLDVPWQREIPYEVGEPRKARRAFPDLDAFEAMVTSAADRIYRARGVRNIDLVVDDGVPACDDGGEPLLGCYTPGGTDATLGILRAPEIRLFYRTFQAEHRHDRSFDVAAEIDETIDHEITHHLHHLAGDDPLDEEEHAVIEKEAIRRIGKREAARRAGRGLASELAGFMRTTWPLFVIAFVATYFTFCR